In Gammaproteobacteria bacterium, the following proteins share a genomic window:
- a CDS encoding DUF1501 domain-containing protein yields MKKINRREFLRNSGLITLAGFGGMKLGFANSVVNTIKGTNNNGKDLLVYVFLNGGMDGLNFLPPRSGVNYTEYSTVLRPGLHIPNTESLALNGNSEFGFHPLATGMRDLYNANKMAVIHATGLQQSNRSHFVATALMELGVEDQNASLGSGWLTRYFDSSLTTPDNALIPSIVPSYNITDAVLGDLSALIVGSPTEFALDMGHWAWEDAMQATVFDVFSNPTTLEQTVSHQTLLASQVIQGIDWNNYVPENAASYPAGYFGQQLKTIAQLYKENVDLEIAYVPTGGWDTHIGQGTGTTGEFANLVQELSDGLYALYQDLSASYSGKFTIIVQSEFGRRAYENNSNGTDHGYGNPMFVIGDNVNPGFFGQFPGLQSNQLYEEEDVNVTTDYRNVVSEVLIKRMQNRFLGYIFPGYDSYSPLGIVNGTDLSPVYNFDYDPIFASGFD; encoded by the coding sequence ATGAAAAAAATAAACAGAAGAGAATTTTTAAGAAATTCGGGTTTAATTACACTCGCGGGTTTCGGGGGCATGAAACTTGGGTTTGCTAATTCAGTGGTAAACACAATTAAAGGAACAAACAATAACGGCAAAGATTTGTTGGTATATGTGTTTTTGAACGGAGGGATGGATGGTTTAAACTTTTTACCACCTCGTTCGGGAGTAAATTACACAGAATACAGCACTGTTCTTCGTCCTGGATTACATATTCCAAATACTGAATCACTCGCTTTAAATGGTAATTCTGAATTTGGTTTTCACCCATTGGCAACTGGCATGAGAGATCTTTACAATGCTAATAAAATGGCAGTAATTCATGCTACCGGATTGCAACAATCGAATCGGAGTCATTTTGTAGCTACGGCACTCATGGAATTGGGTGTTGAAGATCAAAATGCCTCACTTGGCAGTGGTTGGTTGACACGTTATTTCGATTCATCGTTGACTACTCCTGATAACGCTCTGATTCCATCAATCGTACCTTCATACAATATCACTGATGCTGTATTAGGTGACTTATCAGCATTGATTGTGGGTTCACCAACTGAGTTTGCTTTAGATATGGGACATTGGGCGTGGGAAGATGCCATGCAAGCAACTGTTTTTGATGTTTTTTCAAATCCGACAACGCTAGAACAAACTGTTTCTCATCAAACTTTGCTTGCTTCACAAGTGATTCAGGGAATTGATTGGAATAATTATGTCCCGGAAAATGCAGCGAGCTATCCGGCAGGATATTTTGGTCAACAATTAAAAACAATTGCTCAATTGTATAAAGAAAATGTCGATTTGGAAATTGCCTATGTGCCAACCGGTGGTTGGGATACACATATCGGGCAGGGCACCGGAACAACCGGTGAATTCGCAAATTTAGTGCAAGAGTTGTCTGATGGACTTTATGCACTTTATCAGGATTTATCAGCGAGTTATTCCGGTAAATTTACAATTATAGTTCAAAGTGAATTTGGTCGCAGAGCTTATGAAAATAACAGCAATGGTACCGATCATGGTTATGGCAACCCGATGTTTGTGATTGGTGATAATGTCAATCCCGGGTTTTTCGGACAGTTTCCGGGACTTCAAAGCAATCAACTCTATGAAGAGGAAGATGTGAATGTGACAACTGATTATCGGAATGTTGTCAGTGAAGTGTTAATTAAGCGAATGCAGAATCGGTTTTTAGGTTATATTTTCCCCGGTTATGATAGTTACTCTCCCTTGGGTATAGTCAATGGTACAGATTTGTCTCCTGTTTATAATTTTGACTATGACCCGATATTTGCCTCAGGATTTGATTAA
- a CDS encoding Zn-dependent hydrolase, with amino-acid sequence MKKIIILLTFAALFSCSKENATSESKQSVENQKPEVVEPVNEPAAVEKVEKTQEVSQLEDIYAEFTLTSDLSHLNDNQKKMIPILIEISQIMDELFWLQSYGNKDELLNSIDDSNLKGLADINYGPWDRLNGDQSFIKSYGEKPLGANFYPHDMTKEEFESSNDPEKSGLYTIVERNDKGELVSKPYHDVYSEQLFKASKLLIKASELAEDQGFKDYLALRATALMTSQYFESDMAWMDMKSNDIDFVVGPIENYEDQLYNYKTAFEAYVLIKDKSWSEKLSKFAKLLPVLQEGLPVDEAYKTETPGTDSDLNAYDALYYAGHSNAGSKTIAINLPNDEKVQLAKGSRRLQLKNAMKAKFDKILVPISEVLVAPEQRKHITFDAFFGNTMFHEVAHGLGIKNTINGKGTVRTALKQHASAQEEGKADILGLYMVEKLYEMGEITEGEVMDNYVTFMAGIFRSVRFGSSSAHGVANMLRFNYFAEQQAFNFDEESGYYSVNPEKMSQAIQSLSNKILTLQGNGDYEGVEKWVHEQGKVSSELENALSRLQNIPVDIVFKQGVEYINL; translated from the coding sequence ATGAAAAAAATAATAATTTTATTAACATTCGCTGCACTATTTTCTTGTAGCAAAGAAAACGCTACTAGCGAAAGCAAACAGTCTGTGGAAAACCAAAAGCCAGAGGTGGTCGAGCCTGTAAACGAACCTGCTGCTGTTGAAAAAGTAGAAAAAACACAAGAAGTCAGTCAATTGGAAGATATTTATGCGGAATTCACATTGACTTCAGATTTATCACATCTAAATGATAATCAGAAAAAAATGATTCCGATTTTGATTGAAATTTCACAAATTATGGATGAGCTGTTCTGGTTGCAATCTTATGGAAATAAAGATGAATTGTTAAATTCAATTGATGATAGCAACTTAAAAGGCTTAGCTGATATTAATTACGGACCTTGGGATCGACTAAATGGCGATCAATCATTTATAAAATCCTATGGTGAAAAACCACTTGGTGCTAATTTTTATCCTCATGATATGACTAAAGAAGAATTTGAATCCTCAAATGATCCAGAAAAATCGGGCTTATACACTATTGTTGAAAGAAATGATAAGGGTGAATTAGTCTCAAAACCATATCATGACGTTTACTCAGAGCAATTGTTCAAAGCGTCAAAATTATTGATAAAAGCATCTGAACTTGCTGAAGACCAAGGGTTTAAAGATTATCTGGCTCTCAGAGCAACAGCATTAATGACAAGTCAGTATTTTGAAAGTGATATGGCGTGGATGGACATGAAATCCAATGATATTGATTTTGTTGTCGGTCCTATTGAAAACTATGAAGATCAGCTTTACAACTACAAAACTGCTTTCGAAGCCTATGTATTGATTAAGGACAAATCATGGAGTGAAAAACTCAGCAAATTTGCAAAATTGCTCCCTGTTTTACAAGAAGGTTTGCCGGTTGATGAAGCCTATAAAACTGAAACTCCGGGAACTGATTCAGACTTAAATGCCTACGATGCGCTGTATTATGCCGGTCATTCCAATGCCGGAAGTAAAACCATTGCGATTAACTTACCAAATGACGAAAAAGTTCAACTCGCTAAAGGTTCAAGAAGATTGCAGTTAAAAAATGCGATGAAAGCCAAGTTTGATAAAATTTTGGTTCCAATTTCTGAAGTTCTAGTTGCACCTGAACAAAGAAAGCACATCACTTTTGATGCGTTTTTTGGCAACACCATGTTTCATGAAGTTGCTCACGGCTTAGGAATTAAAAACACCATCAACGGCAAAGGAACGGTCAGGACTGCTTTGAAACAGCATGCTTCAGCTCAGGAAGAAGGCAAAGCAGATATTTTAGGGCTTTATATGGTTGAAAAACTTTATGAAATGGGTGAAATCACCGAAGGTGAAGTGATGGATAACTATGTGACATTTATGGCTGGTATTTTCCGTTCGGTACGATTTGGTTCGAGTTCGGCTCATGGTGTGGCTAATATGTTGCGTTTTAATTATTTCGCTGAACAACAAGCCTTTAACTTTGACGAAGAAAGTGGATATTATTCAGTTAATCCTGAAAAAATGTCACAAGCTATTCAATCACTTTCAAATAAAATCCTAACTTTACAAGGTAACGGAGACTATGAAGGAGTTGAAAAGTGGGTTCATGAACAAGGGAAAGTTTCATCTGAACTGGAAAATGCTTTATCCCGATTACAGAATATCCCTGTAGATATTGTTTTTAAACAAGGTGTGGAATATATAAACTTGTAA
- a CDS encoding TIGR04219 family outer membrane beta-barrel protein, whose product MKIKLGILALVLATTVSADTIFGLYAGAKYWNYGINGNIQSGISQNENVDIDYSKANGNILYVNVEHAVPFLPNIGLKQTNIDTSDVISLSNATSAPGQTIDVFAKTDLSHTDFTLYYEVLDNWVNLDLGITAKHFDGYNDFYSEGFIDEHSSFDEWIPMLYGKGKFDLPFTGFSTSIQLNALSFKNSKVTDFEAALSYESKLGFGADLGYKSLDLDLPDIEDYKSDLTVDGFFLGVSYHF is encoded by the coding sequence ATGAAAATCAAATTAGGAATACTAGCACTTGTTCTCGCCACTACAGTGAGTGCGGATACAATTTTCGGTCTCTATGCAGGAGCAAAATATTGGAACTATGGCATCAATGGAAATATTCAGTCAGGCATTTCTCAGAACGAGAATGTGGATATTGATTATTCAAAAGCCAATGGAAACATTCTGTATGTAAATGTGGAACATGCTGTTCCTTTTTTGCCAAATATCGGACTGAAACAAACCAATATTGACACGAGTGATGTTATTTCATTAAGTAATGCGACTTCCGCTCCCGGTCAGACCATTGATGTTTTTGCAAAAACAGATTTAAGTCATACCGATTTCACGCTTTATTATGAAGTTTTGGATAATTGGGTTAATTTGGATTTAGGAATTACAGCTAAACATTTTGATGGTTACAATGATTTTTACTCCGAAGGATTTATTGATGAACATTCCTCATTTGATGAGTGGATTCCAATGCTATACGGAAAAGGAAAGTTTGATTTACCATTTACAGGATTTTCAACCTCAATCCAATTGAATGCTTTGAGTTTCAAAAACTCCAAAGTCACCGATTTTGAAGCTGCTTTGAGTTACGAAAGCAAACTTGGTTTTGGAGCAGATTTGGGTTATAAAAGCCTTGATTTAGACTTACCTGATATTGAAGATTATAAAAGTGACTTAACCGTTGACGGCTTCTTTTTAGGAGTTTCTTATCACTTTTAA
- a CDS encoding DsrE family protein, translated as MKKIIFLATLIITSGYANEPSKLIENYGPFKPVANTTYPTPQTLKTVFDVYTSDDDKSKINKGINTVARFLNMHHDAGVKSENIQAALVIHGSAAKDILSDQAYHKQFGINNPNSVLLSQLHKHGVEIIVCGQSIEFKEYKRDEILDFVKVSLSAITALTDLQQKGYAIINFN; from the coding sequence ATGAAAAAAATTATATTCTTAGCAACACTAATAATTACTTCCGGCTATGCAAATGAGCCATCAAAACTGATTGAAAACTACGGACCATTTAAACCGGTAGCAAATACAACTTACCCGACACCTCAAACTTTAAAAACTGTTTTTGATGTTTATACCTCTGATGATGATAAAAGTAAAATCAACAAAGGCATCAACACTGTTGCTCGTTTTCTGAATATGCATCATGACGCCGGAGTTAAAAGTGAGAATATTCAAGCCGCACTTGTTATACATGGTTCGGCCGCAAAGGATATTTTATCTGATCAAGCCTATCACAAACAGTTTGGTATCAATAACCCAAATTCAGTTTTGTTATCACAACTTCATAAGCATGGTGTAGAAATTATTGTTTGTGGTCAATCCATTGAATTTAAAGAATATAAACGTGATGAAATTCTTGATTTTGTCAAAGTATCACTCTCTGCAATTACGGCATTAACTGATTTGCAACAAAAGGGTTATGCTATCATTAACTTTAATTGA
- the modA gene encoding molybdate ABC transporter substrate-binding protein, translating to MDSSLIKSQVIAVQLTRVFFVIGLAFIISSCNPKEDKILIAVASNFEPTLSKILKDYKDSQNRIIHVTSASSGVLANQILNGAPIDLFLSADIEKTKIIYEKLKSSYKPKVYATGKLALWIPSIDDSGDCLFVLNNINSLAIANPETAPYGQFAQTILTENKIQPQKTVITSNAAQAYLYTHQNLANAGFVPYSMITKNDKGCIQTFSDDSLQQAMIMLTPKGKEIFDFLLSHSVQRLIQEDGYEITKQH from the coding sequence TTGGATTCATCCTTAATTAAATCTCAAGTGATTGCTGTTCAATTGACGAGAGTTTTCTTTGTAATTGGCTTAGCTTTTATAATTAGCTCATGCAATCCAAAAGAAGATAAAATTCTAATAGCTGTTGCCAGTAATTTTGAACCCACACTTTCAAAAATTCTTAAAGATTATAAAGATTCACAAAACAGAATAATTCATGTCACATCGGCATCATCGGGTGTTTTAGCGAATCAAATTCTCAATGGCGCTCCGATTGATTTATTTCTTTCTGCGGATATCGAAAAGACAAAAATAATTTATGAAAAATTAAAATCATCTTATAAACCAAAGGTTTATGCGACAGGAAAGCTGGCTTTATGGATTCCTTCTATTGATGATAGTGGTGATTGCTTGTTCGTTTTAAACAATATTAACTCACTAGCAATTGCCAATCCTGAAACAGCTCCTTATGGTCAATTTGCTCAAACAATTCTGACAGAAAACAAGATACAGCCTCAAAAAACAGTCATCACCTCTAATGCTGCACAAGCCTATTTATACACTCATCAAAATCTTGCAAATGCAGGGTTTGTGCCCTACTCTATGATTACCAAAAACGACAAAGGCTGTATCCAAACTTTTTCAGATGACTCATTGCAACAAGCAATGATTATGCTCACACCAAAAGGAAAGGAAATTTTTGATTTTCTATTGAGTCATTCAGTTCAGCGTCTTATACAAGAAGACGGTTATGAAATTACTAAACAACATTAA
- the cysQ gene encoding 3'(2'),5'-bisphosphate nucleotidase CysQ: MIDLLNSIENLAIEAGKAILEIYNSADFGVEMKSDDSPLTKADLASHNVIAKGLQELTPDIPVLSEESANIAFAERQSWKKYWLVDPLDGTKEFIKKNGEFTVNIALIENGKSVVSVVYVPVQDVSYTAALGYGAFKKSNNQRQQIHVKKTSRSIPIVVGSRSHMSDDVKNYLQDLGTHELTSMGSSLKFCLVAEGKADLYPRLGLTSEWDTAAAQCIVEQAGGHVVTLDNQALKYNTKESLLNPFFMVYGDKSRDWIHP; the protein is encoded by the coding sequence ATGATTGATCTATTAAACAGTATTGAAAATCTGGCAATTGAAGCCGGAAAAGCCATTTTGGAAATTTACAACTCAGCTGATTTTGGAGTTGAAATGAAGTCGGATGACTCACCACTGACTAAAGCTGACTTAGCATCTCACAATGTGATTGCCAAAGGATTACAAGAACTCACACCTGATATTCCGGTTTTGTCAGAAGAATCTGCAAATATTGCTTTTGCAGAAAGACAATCATGGAAAAAATACTGGCTGGTTGACCCTCTGGACGGAACTAAAGAATTCATTAAGAAAAATGGTGAATTTACAGTCAATATTGCATTAATTGAGAACGGAAAGTCCGTTGTTTCAGTGGTATATGTTCCGGTACAGGATGTCTCTTATACAGCTGCACTTGGTTATGGAGCATTTAAAAAGTCAAATAATCAACGGCAACAAATTCATGTTAAAAAAACGTCTCGTAGTATCCCTATTGTGGTTGGTTCACGCTCTCACATGTCAGATGATGTGAAAAACTACTTACAGGATTTAGGAACTCACGAACTCACCTCTATGGGAAGTTCATTAAAATTTTGTCTGGTTGCTGAAGGAAAAGCCGATCTTTATCCAAGATTGGGACTCACTTCCGAATGGGATACGGCAGCGGCTCAATGTATTGTTGAACAAGCCGGAGGACATGTAGTCACTCTGGACAATCAAGCTCTCAAATACAACACCAAAGAATCCTTACTCAATCCGTTTTTCATGGTTTATGGTGACAAAAGCCGTGATTGGATTCATCCTTAA
- a CDS encoding inositol monophosphatase family protein — MTEIDEQFLKSCILTAKRAAKSAEQIMKHYYKCSPDVKIKSDLTPVTQADLECEQVIKQVLMNQFPDFGFYGEETGQSDSQSEFIWLVDPIDGTKSFVREYHFFSTQIALMHKDEIIMGLSHAPMFAETAWAAKGLGAFIDDTPLKVSDFSKPEDSCYSTGNLRSMAKVKTHWEKLRQIMSLCHKTRGYGDFYHYHLLAAGKLELVIESDVNILDIAALSLLVKEAGGKISDLKGKPIGLETTSILAGNPANYDKALEILNN; from the coding sequence ATGACTGAAATTGATGAACAATTTCTAAAAAGCTGTATATTAACAGCCAAAAGAGCTGCCAAATCTGCAGAACAAATCATGAAGCATTATTACAAATGCTCACCGGATGTGAAAATAAAAAGTGATTTGACACCGGTCACCCAAGCTGATTTGGAGTGCGAACAAGTCATTAAACAGGTTTTAATGAATCAATTTCCTGATTTTGGCTTTTACGGCGAAGAAACCGGCCAATCAGACAGCCAGTCTGAATTTATATGGCTGGTCGATCCCATTGATGGAACAAAAAGTTTTGTGCGTGAGTATCACTTTTTCTCCACCCAAATTGCCTTGATGCATAAAGATGAAATTATCATGGGTTTATCACACGCTCCGATGTTTGCAGAAACAGCATGGGCTGCAAAAGGTTTAGGAGCTTTTATTGACGACACTCCACTGAAAGTAAGTGATTTTAGCAAGCCTGAAGACAGTTGTTATTCCACAGGAAACCTTAGAAGCATGGCAAAAGTCAAAACTCATTGGGAAAAACTCAGACAAATCATGTCTTTATGTCATAAAACCCGTGGATACGGCGATTTTTATCATTATCATTTGCTAGCAGCCGGAAAGCTGGAACTGGTTATCGAATCCGATGTCAATATTCTCGATATTGCAGCTTTAAGCCTTTTAGTCAAAGAAGCCGGTGGAAAAATTAGCGACTTAAAAGGCAAACCCATTGGATTAGAAACGACTTCTATACTGGCCGGAAACCCAGCAAATTATGACAAAGCTTTGGAAATATTAAATAACTAA
- a CDS encoding mannose-1-phosphate guanylyltransferase/mannose-6-phosphate isomerase has protein sequence MKLIPVILSGGAGTRLWPVSRRAYPKPFMKLSNGRTLAELTFERALEVSEDGTVMTVTSRDYYFICRDLYNNIAKDKMDKQIFMLEPMGRNTAPAITLAALEIKQRYGEDAIMLVMPSDHLIKDVESFKKDVSESAKLAAKGYITTFGIAPTAPETGYGYIKAAENIDGMDAAIIDEFKEKPDLKTAQEYLESGNYSWNSGMFCLTVKQLLEELETTSSNVLSAVNKCFESKNLQQDAIHFDNDSFAAMPDISIDYAVMEKAKNRAVINSKFDWNDIGSWNSMAELAESDDSGNRVEGKAITIDSRGCYIRSGDRIVATVGVDDLMIVDTKDAVLVAHKHKSQGVKDVVQFLKSKNHEAAIFHQTVHRPWGSYTILEDEDDCKVKRLVVKPGQVLSLQRHQKRSEHWTVVSGTAKVRNGEEEFLLNANESTYIPKNTLHRLENPTDTDIALIEVQCGDYFGEDDIERLEDVYGRTTDD, from the coding sequence TTGAAATTAATTCCTGTTATTTTATCAGGTGGTGCCGGAACTCGTTTATGGCCGGTTTCGCGAAGAGCTTACCCAAAACCATTCATGAAATTGTCCAATGGTCGTACCTTGGCTGAATTGACATTTGAACGCGCTCTGGAAGTTTCAGAAGATGGAACGGTTATGACGGTCACCTCCAGAGATTATTATTTTATCTGTAGAGATTTATACAATAATATCGCCAAAGATAAAATGGACAAGCAAATTTTTATGCTTGAACCAATGGGGCGAAATACCGCTCCGGCAATTACACTCGCCGCTCTTGAAATCAAACAAAGATACGGAGAAGATGCCATCATGTTGGTCATGCCATCGGATCATTTGATTAAAGATGTTGAATCCTTTAAGAAAGATGTTTCTGAGAGTGCGAAGTTGGCGGCTAAAGGATATATTACTACTTTTGGAATTGCTCCGACCGCTCCGGAAACCGGTTATGGATATATCAAAGCTGCTGAAAACATTGATGGAATGGATGCCGCCATCATTGATGAGTTTAAAGAAAAACCCGACTTAAAAACAGCACAAGAGTATCTGGAGTCAGGCAATTATAGCTGGAATTCAGGCATGTTTTGCTTGACCGTCAAACAATTATTGGAAGAGCTAGAAACCACTTCATCTAATGTTTTATCAGCAGTTAATAAATGTTTTGAATCTAAAAATCTTCAGCAAGATGCCATACATTTTGATAATGACTCATTTGCAGCTATGCCCGATATTTCGATTGATTATGCAGTGATGGAAAAAGCAAAAAACCGAGCCGTTATCAACAGTAAATTTGATTGGAATGATATAGGTTCATGGAACTCTATGGCTGAATTGGCGGAAAGTGATGATTCCGGAAATCGTGTCGAAGGCAAAGCCATTACAATTGATTCTCGTGGTTGTTATATTCGTAGCGGCGATCGTATTGTGGCAACTGTCGGCGTCGATGATTTAATGATTGTGGATACCAAAGATGCGGTATTGGTTGCGCATAAACATAAATCACAAGGTGTGAAAGACGTGGTGCAGTTTTTGAAATCCAAAAACCACGAAGCGGCTATTTTTCATCAAACGGTTCACCGTCCTTGGGGAAGTTACACCATATTGGAAGATGAGGATGATTGCAAAGTGAAACGCCTAGTTGTAAAACCAGGTCAAGTCTTATCATTACAACGTCATCAAAAGCGTTCGGAGCATTGGACTGTGGTATCCGGTACTGCAAAAGTCAGGAATGGTGAAGAGGAATTTCTCCTGAATGCCAATGAGTCCACTTATATTCCTAAAAACACACTCCATCGTCTGGAAAACCCGACAGACACTGATATCGCTTTGATTGAAGTTCAATGCGGAGATTATTTCGGTGAAGATGACATCGAAAGACTGGAAGACGTTTACGGCAGGACAACAGATGACTGA
- the rfbD gene encoding dTDP-4-dehydrorhamnose reductase yields MKILLTGADGQVGYELWRTLQHIGEVIPTTRLGKEVEGMPTIAMDLCNTEDIENKINTIQPDLICNAAAYTAVDNAESDKETAYKINAVAPEIFAKYAVITDTRVVHFSTDYVFSGQNKQPWKEDDECNPLGVYGETKLQGEQAIIDSGCQFMIFRTAWVFSYRGHNFVHSMINLAKQRDVLHIVDDQIGSPTSAESIATAVAMALLNPVDGIYHITSSGKTSWHRFARRIIADAFELGLLDQQPSINAIPSSQYPTPAQRPSYSVLDCNKLFETFNIKMPNWQTSLQLCMQKIRRES; encoded by the coding sequence ATGAAAATACTTTTAACAGGAGCAGATGGACAAGTTGGCTATGAATTGTGGCGAACTTTACAGCACATTGGAGAGGTCATTCCAACAACACGTTTGGGTAAAGAAGTTGAAGGAATGCCGACAATTGCTATGGATTTGTGTAACACTGAAGATATTGAGAACAAAATCAATACGATTCAACCGGATTTAATTTGTAATGCTGCGGCTTATACAGCGGTTGATAATGCTGAATCTGATAAAGAAACTGCCTACAAAATCAATGCTGTTGCTCCCGAAATTTTTGCTAAATATGCAGTGATTACTGACACTCGTGTGGTGCATTTTTCGACTGATTATGTTTTTTCCGGTCAAAATAAACAGCCCTGGAAGGAAGATGATGAGTGTAATCCTTTGGGAGTTTACGGAGAAACAAAACTTCAGGGAGAACAAGCCATTATTGACTCCGGTTGTCAGTTTATGATTTTCCGTACTGCTTGGGTATTTTCATATCGAGGCCATAATTTTGTTCACTCAATGATTAATTTGGCAAAGCAAAGGGATGTTTTACATATTGTTGATGATCAGATTGGTTCACCAACTTCGGCAGAATCAATCGCAACAGCTGTCGCTATGGCATTATTAAACCCTGTTGATGGAATTTATCATATCACATCCAGTGGAAAAACCAGCTGGCATCGTTTTGCCCGAAGAATTATTGCCGATGCTTTTGAATTGGGCTTACTGGATCAACAACCATCAATTAACGCCATTCCAAGCAGTCAATACCCGACTCCGGCTCAAAGACCATCGTATTCGGTTCTTGACTGTAACAAATTATTTGAAACCTTTAATATCAAAATGCCAAATTGGCAAACGTCTTTGCAACTATGCATGCAAAAAATTAGGAGAGAGTCTTGA
- the rfbC gene encoding dTDP-4-dehydrorhamnose 3,5-epimerase, whose protein sequence is MKTIETKLPGAMVFEPKVFGDERGFFMETWNYQRYKDAGLDAKFVQSNLSKSSKGVLRGLHFQNPHAQGKLVQIIEGEVFDVAVDIRKGSPTFGQWHGEILSAKNNRQFYIPEGFAHGFCVLSDSAVFSYMCTNIYHAQYDCSLLWNDPEIAIDWPLNNPLLSEKDKNAPTLKTIDSNKLPDY, encoded by the coding sequence ATGAAGACTATTGAAACTAAACTTCCCGGAGCTATGGTCTTTGAGCCAAAAGTATTTGGTGATGAACGTGGTTTTTTTATGGAAACATGGAACTACCAGCGATATAAAGATGCCGGCTTGGATGCAAAATTTGTTCAATCCAATCTTTCAAAATCCTCCAAAGGTGTTTTGAGAGGTTTGCATTTTCAGAATCCGCATGCACAGGGTAAGTTGGTTCAGATTATTGAGGGTGAAGTTTTTGATGTTGCCGTCGATATTCGTAAAGGTTCTCCAACATTCGGACAATGGCATGGAGAAATTCTTTCGGCTAAAAACAACCGACAGTTTTATATTCCTGAAGGATTCGCTCACGGTTTCTGTGTTTTGTCAGATTCTGCTGTTTTTTCCTACATGTGTACGAACATATATCATGCACAATATGATTGTTCACTCCTTTGGAATGATCCGGAGATTGCCATTGACTGGCCTTTGAACAATCCTCTGCTTTCAGAGAAAGACAAAAACGCTCCCACTTTAAAAACTATAGATTCAAATAAACTTCCGGACTATTGA
- the rfbA gene encoding glucose-1-phosphate thymidylyltransferase RfbA, giving the protein MNRKGIILAGGSGTRLYPLTHSISKQLLPIYDKPMIYYPLTTLMLAGIKDILIINTPHEQELFVKLLGDGSQWGINLTYAVQPDPGGLAQAYLIGEKFVGNDPSCLILGDNIFHGSGMMDLLSRAHCREVGATVFGYRVHDPERYGVAEFDSSGKVIGLEEKPEKPQSNYAVTGLYFYDNQACDIAKSLKPSPRGELEITDLNKVYLQQNQLMVELMGRGYAWLDTGTHDSLTDASNFIATIEKRQGIKIACPEEIAFRKRWIDIDQVEKLAQPIKKNGYGKYLLSLVADIHEDY; this is encoded by the coding sequence ATGAATAGAAAAGGTATTATTTTAGCCGGAGGTTCAGGTACACGTCTGTACCCTCTGACTCATTCAATCAGTAAACAGTTGTTGCCGATTTATGATAAACCGATGATTTATTATCCTTTGACAACGCTGATGCTTGCCGGAATCAAGGATATTTTAATCATCAACACACCTCATGAGCAGGAATTGTTTGTCAAATTGCTTGGTGATGGTTCGCAATGGGGAATCAATTTAACTTATGCGGTGCAACCGGATCCCGGTGGATTGGCACAAGCCTATCTGATTGGTGAAAAATTTGTCGGAAACGATCCTTCATGTTTGATATTGGGAGATAATATTTTTCATGGTTCAGGAATGATGGACTTGCTTTCGAGGGCTCATTGCAGAGAAGTCGGCGCTACTGTTTTTGGCTATCGTGTTCATGACCCTGAAAGATACGGTGTGGCAGAATTTGATTCCAGCGGCAAGGTCATTGGATTGGAAGAAAAACCTGAAAAACCTCAATCCAATTATGCCGTTACCGGTTTGTATTTTTATGATAATCAGGCTTGTGATATTGCAAAATCACTCAAGCCATCTCCTCGTGGCGAATTGGAAATCACTGATCTCAACAAAGTTTATCTGCAACAGAACCAATTGATGGTAGAATTGATGGGACGTGGATACGCGTGGTTGGATACAGGAACTCACGACTCATTAACGGATGCAAGTAATTTTATAGCAACGATCGAAAAGCGTCAGGGAATTAAAATTGCCTGTCCTGAGGAAATTGCATTCAGAAAACGCTGGATTGATATTGATCAGGTTGAAAAACTGGCGCAACCGATTAAGAAAAACGGTTATGGCAAATACTTACTCAGTTTGGTAGCTGATATTCATGAAGACTATTGA